A single region of the Mesotoga sp. BH458_6_3_2_1 genome encodes:
- a CDS encoding fibronectin type III domain-containing protein — MHYYKGSTIVPIIITLLLVIVAAVVAAFFLWPVPEPKILISNVSPVPKNAERIQYTEKVILRWEAVYERPRHGLLAEVFAGKDKSTLKRLALDLQGELTSSTEGIFSFSHEFEVDPHSQYWWKVRLYTEGGKSAESEIWTFVLMNTYPQRPELLPPGSDLGNVPLKDLILNWNSSDPDGDKLVYDVFFGREPRLDEKDILIMGAEKSTVDVSSLKRLDYSTKYYWKVVARDPFGGESVSYTESFTTQMRADLPAVTPDNPRSGASDFDVSIGSLSWKTSLPLEYYLDELYFDVYLAEGQSRHSMIGTTNSTEIPVPSLKGHTTYSWFIVVRDSAGKEKKSEEWIFRTSNRAPIIEMEYPSVPPGQASVPVTWSVNDPDGDIVTSEVFFGQEGEEPMRIASGRMTSVFLSALDEGTRYRLLISASDTNEGRTEREIIISPGNEPPSVSAEHPVSLEQVEPSLVAFKWSGEDPDGDSIQYELHLQSRDDSRIIESIDSQEYFARELKANEDYRWFVLAIDSKGGFSRSEDATFSTGDKSLALTLPIAPKPGVEEVAISNAVFSWEIDGNSEGLSYRFTLATDDQMNNIVFEQVLTQTNLELTQDLLGNKEYFWRVDVIREDSEMQGEIWSFRSENLPPKVPELQFPVDGASEVSTRNLTLRWESSDSDGDIVSAKVYLREPDGIEREYIASGNSYTVENLEPGRRYEWAIEVTDDGGKSTLSSYYSFITGNQKPVIKLSQPSRMFLEGVITPLVIEWKLDDPEGEDLDVEVFMNTSEESLGSPVARGRNLQRYVIEDLVSGKDYLLTVAAEDPGGERNTLEIPIKTRVSGLIYEYPIEGFYEEDRDFSWSYLQENSGYVFRLYDSDFSPLVRKAIQNNTYKPELTLEDGKQYYWAVSVLRDNDEYAGEVVAFISGRPYIVELDSPENDAIVPASGTVLRWSLEGDIGTIRQKELYFGEPGSLSRHTPVGDSFETGRLLSGRKYEWYVQLTDDNGVTTRSDTYGFVVDNSPPEISLISPVDGGTVIQSYVDLVWSSYDPDGDQLTYSVYFGTGPELELYRESMQTNQIRISGLLIDETYRWYIVASDEKNSVTSQMRTFYAISRQVNLETVSPVSGSTSDISPVFTWRADGMNGGEYRVFLGESQSQMSLLGTTTDNSLRYQGQLENDKAYYWRVELWRDGRLLSSTTASQFITRSSEVTTSVEDRDVAVLYFGGAFNIVSLSSAGLEIVEIPYQYDGGVPPIMNGNVLYVIDETGRLSAIDTSFGRAEVVGTLLTDTTPEKMVFEGGYLWILDTKSAGAVIRVSLNRSGIPESIDSVYRDWTTPVDLFVTKDLSRIYLADALSGIKILEKDGARYVDRTSSFSVSLEGYSRAVAEKDGVVFSGEAGMDGGLKLIDAEESFKSNVGRYYIVLRIEVSGSLLYASTDKGVAIVDIRDPSSPVVLRDLELTQVDEISVSGKLLVVKSGSSMLIYDLERPNDPVLLESRNE, encoded by the coding sequence TTGCACTATTACAAAGGTTCTACAATAGTGCCGATAATCATAACCCTGCTGCTTGTGATAGTTGCGGCAGTTGTAGCAGCTTTTTTCCTCTGGCCCGTTCCGGAACCAAAGATACTGATTTCAAATGTATCACCCGTTCCCAAGAATGCGGAGAGAATTCAGTATACTGAGAAGGTTATACTCAGGTGGGAAGCGGTATATGAACGTCCCCGGCACGGTCTTCTGGCCGAGGTTTTCGCCGGAAAGGACAAAAGCACCCTCAAGAGACTGGCTCTCGATCTTCAGGGAGAGCTAACGTCTTCGACAGAGGGCATATTCTCTTTCTCTCACGAGTTTGAAGTGGATCCTCACTCTCAGTATTGGTGGAAGGTAAGGCTCTACACAGAGGGTGGAAAATCGGCAGAAAGTGAGATCTGGACTTTCGTCTTGATGAATACATATCCCCAACGACCTGAACTCCTTCCTCCGGGTAGTGATCTCGGGAACGTACCGCTAAAAGATCTGATTCTCAACTGGAATTCATCTGATCCCGATGGAGACAAGCTGGTTTATGACGTCTTTTTCGGGAGAGAACCCAGACTTGACGAGAAAGACATATTGATTATGGGAGCTGAGAAATCGACAGTAGACGTCTCTTCTCTCAAGAGACTGGATTACTCAACGAAATACTACTGGAAGGTAGTTGCCAGAGATCCATTTGGAGGTGAATCCGTTTCTTATACGGAAAGCTTCACTACTCAAATGAGGGCAGACCTGCCGGCTGTTACTCCAGACAACCCGAGAAGCGGTGCCAGTGATTTCGATGTGAGCATAGGGAGTCTCTCCTGGAAGACTTCTCTTCCCTTGGAATACTATCTTGATGAGCTGTACTTTGACGTCTATCTGGCGGAAGGTCAATCGAGACACTCAATGATAGGGACTACCAACTCTACTGAAATCCCAGTTCCTTCTCTCAAAGGTCATACCACATACAGCTGGTTCATCGTGGTAAGGGATTCAGCTGGCAAGGAAAAGAAGAGTGAAGAGTGGATCTTCAGGACTTCGAACAGAGCACCCATAATTGAGATGGAATATCCCTCTGTTCCTCCCGGCCAGGCCTCGGTCCCAGTTACCTGGAGTGTAAACGATCCTGACGGAGACATCGTTACAAGTGAGGTCTTTTTCGGACAGGAAGGGGAAGAGCCAATGAGAATCGCTTCGGGAAGAATGACATCGGTTTTCCTTTCGGCTCTCGATGAAGGAACACGTTACAGGCTTCTCATTAGTGCCAGTGATACCAATGAGGGTAGAACGGAGAGAGAGATCATAATTTCACCTGGGAATGAACCACCTTCTGTCTCTGCTGAACACCCGGTTTCTCTGGAACAAGTTGAACCGTCGCTTGTTGCTTTCAAATGGTCTGGAGAGGACCCGGATGGTGATTCCATCCAATATGAGCTTCACCTGCAATCAAGAGACGATTCAAGAATCATCGAATCTATAGATTCTCAAGAATATTTTGCAAGAGAACTGAAGGCGAATGAAGATTATCGCTGGTTTGTTCTTGCGATTGATTCGAAAGGTGGTTTCTCCAGAAGTGAAGATGCAACTTTTAGCACAGGAGATAAGTCTCTTGCGTTGACACTTCCAATAGCACCCAAACCTGGAGTGGAGGAAGTCGCTATTTCAAATGCTGTCTTCAGTTGGGAAATCGATGGAAATAGCGAAGGACTATCATACAGATTTACGCTTGCGACTGACGATCAGATGAACAACATAGTGTTTGAACAGGTACTAACTCAAACAAATCTGGAGTTGACTCAGGATCTGCTCGGTAACAAGGAGTATTTCTGGAGAGTAGATGTTATAAGAGAAGATTCGGAGATGCAGGGAGAAATCTGGTCCTTCAGAAGCGAAAATCTTCCACCGAAAGTACCTGAGCTACAATTCCCGGTTGATGGAGCTTCAGAAGTATCAACAAGAAATCTGACACTTAGATGGGAATCCAGTGATTCTGACGGGGATATAGTTTCAGCAAAGGTTTATTTGAGAGAGCCGGACGGTATCGAGAGAGAATACATTGCCTCGGGTAACTCATACACAGTAGAGAATCTGGAACCCGGGCGCCGTTATGAGTGGGCGATAGAGGTTACAGACGACGGAGGAAAGAGTACCTTGAGCTCATATTATTCGTTTATTACAGGAAATCAGAAACCGGTCATTAAGCTGAGTCAGCCTTCTAGGATGTTCCTTGAAGGCGTGATAACACCGCTGGTGATCGAATGGAAGTTGGACGATCCCGAAGGCGAGGATCTCGATGTGGAAGTCTTTATGAATACTTCCGAAGAATCGCTAGGCTCGCCTGTGGCACGAGGTAGAAACCTGCAGAGATATGTAATAGAGGATCTCGTTTCTGGCAAGGATTATCTCCTGACAGTTGCTGCAGAAGACCCTGGAGGAGAAAGAAATACGCTTGAAATCCCCATAAAGACAAGAGTCTCGGGGCTCATTTACGAATATCCGATCGAAGGATTCTACGAAGAAGATAGGGATTTCTCTTGGTCATACTTACAGGAAAACTCCGGATACGTTTTCAGACTTTACGATTCAGACTTCAGTCCACTGGTTAGGAAAGCCATTCAGAACAACACTTACAAACCCGAGTTGACTCTCGAGGATGGCAAGCAGTATTATTGGGCTGTCTCAGTCCTGAGGGACAATGATGAATATGCGGGCGAGGTTGTTGCTTTCATATCTGGACGCCCTTACATCGTGGAACTTGACAGTCCGGAGAATGATGCAATAGTGCCTGCTTCAGGCACAGTACTTAGATGGAGTTTGGAAGGTGATATTGGTACTATTAGACAGAAAGAACTGTACTTTGGAGAGCCCGGCAGTCTTTCGCGGCATACTCCTGTGGGCGACAGCTTCGAGACAGGAAGACTACTTTCAGGAAGAAAATACGAATGGTATGTTCAGTTAACCGATGATAACGGTGTTACCACAAGGAGCGATACTTATGGATTTGTTGTCGATAACAGTCCCCCTGAAATATCCCTGATTAGTCCAGTCGATGGAGGAACGGTTATCCAGTCTTACGTTGACCTTGTCTGGTCTTCCTATGACCCAGATGGTGATCAGTTGACGTACTCGGTTTACTTTGGCACGGGCCCTGAACTGGAACTATACAGAGAATCTATGCAGACAAATCAGATTAGAATATCCGGTCTGTTAATCGATGAGACTTATCGCTGGTATATTGTAGCGTCAGACGAAAAGAACTCAGTTACTTCCCAAATGAGAACCTTCTATGCCATAAGCAGACAGGTTAATCTTGAGACCGTATCTCCGGTTTCTGGGTCAACTTCCGATATTTCGCCCGTTTTCACCTGGCGAGCTGATGGTATGAACGGCGGAGAGTACAGAGTATTTCTTGGCGAGTCCCAGTCGCAGATGTCTCTTTTGGGAACGACGACTGACAACTCGCTACGATATCAAGGTCAGCTTGAGAACGACAAAGCTTATTACTGGAGAGTCGAGTTATGGCGTGATGGAAGACTCCTATCGTCAACGACTGCTAGCCAGTTCATTACGAGATCTTCTGAGGTAACCACCTCAGTAGAAGATAGGGACGTAGCTGTTCTCTATTTCGGTGGGGCTTTCAATATCGTCTCTCTTAGCAGCGCGGGCCTCGAGATCGTTGAAATTCCTTACCAGTACGATGGAGGAGTTCCCCCGATAATGAACGGCAATGTCCTTTATGTTATTGATGAAACGGGAAGGTTGTCCGCTATTGATACCAGTTTTGGTAGAGCGGAAGTAGTCGGCACTCTCTTGACTGACACTACTCCAGAAAAGATGGTTTTCGAGGGAGGCTATTTGTGGATTCTAGATACCAAGAGTGCTGGAGCTGTTATAAGAGTCTCCCTTAACAGGAGCGGAATTCCCGAAAGTATTGACAGTGTCTATAGGGACTGGACTACACCGGTTGATTTGTTCGTGACAAAGGATCTTTCAAGAATTTATCTGGCCGACGCGCTTTCAGGAATAAAGATTCTTGAGAAAGATGGAGCAAGATATGTTGATCGTACTTCAAGCTTCTCTGTGTCTCTCGAAGGATATTCGAGAGCAGTTGCCGAAAAAGATGGTGTTGTCTTTTCTGGAGAGGCGGGAATGGACGGTGGACTAAAGCTTATAGACGCCGAAGAGTCTTTTAAGAGCAATGTCGGTAGATACTACATTGTATTGAGAATAGAGGTTTCAGGGAGCCTGCTTTATGCGTCGACAGATAAGGGAGTTGCGATTGTCGACATTAGAGATCCATCATCGCCTGTTGTTCTGAGGGATCTGGAACTTACTCAGGTCGATGAGATTTCGGTTTCGGGAAAGCTACTGGTCGTGAAGTCAGGAAGCAGCATGTTGATCTACGACTTAGAAAGACCCAACGATCCAGTTTTACTGGAGAGCAGGAATGAATAG
- a CDS encoding sugar transferase, with protein sequence MSSLWYLLDFALALPLLLNGFYAFFAALGVSVLISFSMRGYEGITLSDPEKQKASALGSAFIACLVALITIFICPFVALPAIVVTLFRYFFLYRLVRTTFVIDMFMLVTKEPIQTTKAYDRLKRILDVVFATLMLLILGPVIGIVAFISLFTGGRPIFICQTRIGKNCDKFGMYKFRTFKTEDGKEQITKLGRFLRPLRLDELPQIINIIRGDMSLVGPRPELPSFHKLGMENIENYSLRLLVKPGLTGWAQINYKYTTTLEEYRIKTAFDLYYVKHRSLILDLKCLFKTPFAVFITLLKREG encoded by the coding sequence ATGAGCAGCCTTTGGTATTTGCTGGATTTTGCCTTAGCTTTGCCGCTCTTATTGAACGGTTTTTATGCGTTTTTCGCAGCTTTGGGCGTGAGTGTTCTAATTAGCTTTTCTATGCGCGGTTACGAGGGAATTACTTTATCCGATCCAGAGAAACAGAAGGCGTCGGCCCTTGGATCCGCCTTTATTGCTTGTTTGGTGGCTCTCATCACAATCTTCATTTGTCCGTTTGTTGCCCTGCCGGCGATCGTGGTAACGCTTTTCAGGTATTTCTTCCTTTACAGATTGGTGAGAACGACCTTTGTGATAGACATGTTCATGCTTGTCACGAAAGAACCAATACAAACCACCAAAGCATATGACAGGCTAAAGAGAATTCTGGATGTGGTTTTTGCCACTCTTATGCTTCTTATCTTAGGTCCAGTTATTGGAATAGTTGCGTTCATCTCACTTTTTACTGGGGGTAGACCTATCTTCATCTGTCAAACGAGAATCGGAAAGAACTGTGACAAATTTGGAATGTACAAATTCAGAACCTTCAAGACAGAAGATGGTAAGGAGCAAATCACCAAGTTGGGTAGATTTCTGAGACCCCTGAGGCTCGATGAGCTTCCACAGATAATAAACATTATTAGGGGAGACATGAGTCTGGTCGGTCCAAGGCCGGAGTTACCTTCCTTTCACAAGCTTGGAATGGAGAATATTGAGAATTACTCGCTGAGGCTTCTCGTAAAACCGGGGCTCACAGGCTGGGCCCAAATCAATTACAAGTACACTACTACTCTAGAAGAGTACAGAATAAAAACCGCTTTTGATCTATATTACGTAAAACACAGATCATTAATTTTGGATCTGAAGTGCCTTTTCAAAACACCATTTGCCGTCTTCATTACGTTGCTCAAAAGGGAAGGTTAA
- a CDS encoding ABC transporter substrate-binding protein: protein MRKYFAVLLVAALSVLIFAASDKVLVMAIETEPVGFDPTLVTAFASHRVLENVYDGLLKYDENMNLVPNLAKDFEVVDPYTIVFEIREGVKFHNGETLTVEDVLFTFERIRDPEVKAPAASYYGEVESIRSFEGNRVEFKLKIPMASSLLPNFAGVNSSILSKSFVQSGANLQLVTNGTGPFYVEEFVAGNYISLKKNSDYFVEGLPHLDGIKMMIMPEEVTRVSALRNGDVDLAKIGEPLSLNQLSTDRFKIFRTPVLSYYLLGFNTTRGALSKPEVRNALNYAINRQMIVKAVAFDEATVTGPLNPELDFWAIQPDQFDEYTYNPEKARRLLTDAGYPNGFEFEIVAAQRYNFDKVAQVIQAQLAEVGVTAKINIVEWGIFISKWRESDFDSFISMNSGSIDPDIQFNRTFRTGGSTNVFLYSNTEVDELLDSGRSESDLNSRRLIYEELQKKLVEDSPMIFLYSANTIFASNDSVEGFRSLANESLIFLRETSKK from the coding sequence ATGAGAAAGTATTTTGCAGTGCTTCTAGTCGCGGCCTTGTCAGTACTGATCTTTGCTGCCAGCGACAAAGTTTTGGTAATGGCAATTGAAACCGAACCAGTTGGGTTCGATCCTACACTTGTAACTGCTTTTGCATCTCACAGGGTGCTGGAGAATGTTTACGACGGTCTTCTCAAGTATGATGAGAACATGAACCTTGTTCCGAATCTTGCAAAGGATTTCGAAGTTGTCGATCCTTATACCATAGTCTTCGAAATAAGAGAAGGAGTGAAATTTCATAATGGAGAGACTCTGACTGTCGAAGACGTTTTGTTCACATTTGAAAGGATAAGAGATCCTGAAGTGAAGGCTCCCGCAGCAAGTTATTACGGTGAAGTAGAATCAATAAGATCTTTCGAAGGAAATAGGGTTGAGTTCAAGTTGAAAATTCCCATGGCATCTTCTCTTCTTCCAAATTTTGCAGGAGTCAACAGCTCAATCCTTTCCAAGAGTTTCGTCCAGTCTGGAGCAAATCTCCAGCTTGTAACTAATGGAACTGGACCATTTTATGTGGAAGAGTTTGTAGCCGGCAATTACATCTCACTGAAGAAGAATTCCGACTATTTTGTTGAAGGACTCCCGCATCTTGATGGGATAAAGATGATGATAATGCCAGAAGAGGTTACAAGAGTATCTGCTCTAAGAAATGGAGATGTTGATCTCGCTAAGATAGGCGAACCACTAAGTTTGAACCAGTTGTCGACGGATAGATTCAAGATATTTAGAACACCAGTTCTAAGTTATTATCTACTGGGCTTCAATACAACAAGAGGCGCCCTAAGCAAGCCGGAAGTGAGAAATGCCCTAAATTACGCTATAAACAGGCAGATGATTGTCAAGGCAGTCGCTTTTGACGAGGCAACTGTGACTGGCCCGCTGAATCCGGAACTGGATTTCTGGGCAATCCAGCCCGACCAGTTTGATGAGTACACTTACAATCCCGAAAAGGCCAGGCGGTTGCTTACAGATGCAGGTTATCCAAATGGTTTTGAATTTGAGATCGTAGCTGCTCAGAGGTATAATTTTGATAAAGTTGCACAGGTAATTCAGGCTCAGCTGGCCGAGGTCGGTGTTACTGCCAAGATCAATATAGTAGAATGGGGGATCTTTATCAGCAAATGGAGAGAAAGCGACTTTGATTCATTCATTTCTATGAACAGTGGCTCTATAGACCCGGACATTCAGTTCAACAGGACTTTCAGAACTGGAGGATCCACAAATGTATTTCTTTACAGTAATACTGAGGTAGACGAACTGCTCGACAGCGGAAGAAGTGAGTCCGACCTTAACAGCCGACGTCTAATTTATGAAGAACTTCAGAAAAAGCTTGTTGAAGACTCTCCAATGATTTTCTTATACTCAGCAAATACTATATTCGCTTCCAATGATTCAGTCGAGGGATTCAGATCTTTGGCGAATGAAAGCCTTATCTTCTTAAGAGAGACATCTAAGAAGTAG
- a CDS encoding NADH-dependent [FeFe] hydrogenase, group A6, whose translation MPVTITINGKDYSVKENQSILDACREAGISIPTLCYHPALSVVGSCRVCVVEVEGARNLSPACATQVADGMRIKTNSERVNKAVRFNLGLLLSNHPNECMTCDANGRCEFQDLIYQYDVKDMFPKTLRNVPYDVSSPSLFRDMNKCIDCGRCVRACDELQGLSILSPVNRGYHVLPLPALGAPIAATDCINCGQCSAVCPVGAITERMEFRDVVSELKRHDKVLIAQTAPSVRVALAEEFGELPGTVSTGKMVAALRKLGFDYVFDTNFSADLTIMEEGSELLERVKEGGKFPMFTSCCPGWVNMMEKLYPEFTENLSTAKSPQEMLSALVKTFFAEKIGKKPEDIYLVSIMPCTAKKDEKGRETLEVRGAQSTDAVLVTRELGKLIKMNKIPFESLEEEEYDNPLGISTGAAVIFGATGGVMEAALRTAYELHTGEELPKLDFDFARGFDGVKEAEIDMKGTKVKVAVVHGGSNVVKLMDKIRSGEAFYHFVEVMACPGGCIGGGGQPKSSEPGYLQKRMEAIYSIDKSSKIRKSHENPAILKLYEEYLGKPLGHLSHELLHTHYRDNSKSVIQRKKELEEIAKG comes from the coding sequence GTGCCCGTGACAATTACAATTAACGGCAAAGACTATTCAGTAAAGGAAAATCAGAGTATTTTAGATGCTTGCCGCGAAGCTGGAATAAGTATTCCAACTCTCTGTTATCATCCTGCCCTCTCGGTTGTTGGATCTTGCAGAGTCTGCGTCGTTGAGGTTGAGGGAGCTCGTAATCTCTCACCGGCTTGTGCAACCCAGGTCGCTGACGGAATGAGAATCAAGACTAATTCCGAAAGAGTGAACAAAGCCGTAAGATTCAACCTGGGTCTTCTGCTTTCAAATCACCCCAATGAATGTATGACCTGTGATGCAAATGGTAGATGTGAGTTTCAAGATCTGATATATCAGTATGATGTAAAAGACATGTTCCCAAAAACGCTCAGAAATGTGCCTTACGATGTTTCGAGCCCTTCTCTTTTTAGAGACATGAATAAGTGCATTGACTGTGGAAGATGCGTAAGAGCTTGTGACGAACTTCAGGGTCTATCGATCTTATCGCCTGTAAACAGAGGATACCATGTTCTCCCATTGCCTGCTCTAGGAGCCCCAATAGCTGCGACGGATTGTATCAATTGTGGACAGTGCTCGGCCGTATGCCCAGTGGGAGCTATTACCGAGAGGATGGAATTCAGGGATGTAGTTTCTGAGCTTAAGAGACACGATAAGGTTCTCATTGCGCAGACCGCCCCTTCTGTTAGGGTCGCTTTGGCTGAAGAGTTTGGAGAACTTCCCGGCACTGTGAGCACTGGCAAGATGGTTGCTGCTCTTAGAAAGCTAGGATTCGACTATGTGTTTGACACAAACTTTTCTGCAGATCTAACAATTATGGAAGAAGGATCGGAGCTTCTTGAAAGAGTGAAGGAAGGGGGCAAGTTCCCTATGTTCACTTCTTGCTGTCCTGGATGGGTCAACATGATGGAGAAACTGTATCCTGAATTCACCGAAAACCTCTCAACTGCAAAGTCTCCTCAGGAGATGTTGAGTGCGCTTGTCAAGACATTCTTTGCGGAGAAGATCGGAAAGAAACCTGAAGACATTTATCTGGTTTCGATAATGCCTTGCACCGCTAAGAAGGACGAGAAAGGAAGAGAAACCCTAGAGGTTAGAGGTGCCCAGTCTACCGATGCTGTTCTGGTCACTAGAGAACTTGGAAAGCTGATCAAGATGAACAAGATACCATTCGAGTCACTTGAAGAGGAAGAGTATGACAATCCACTCGGAATCTCTACCGGTGCTGCGGTAATCTTTGGTGCCACAGGCGGTGTTATGGAAGCCGCTTTGAGGACTGCATACGAGCTTCATACGGGAGAAGAGCTCCCAAAACTTGATTTCGATTTCGCTCGCGGATTTGACGGTGTGAAGGAAGCCGAAATCGACATGAAGGGCACCAAAGTCAAAGTGGCCGTAGTTCACGGGGGAAGCAACGTAGTTAAGTTGATGGACAAAATACGTTCAGGAGAGGCATTCTACCATTTTGTCGAAGTAATGGCCTGCCCTGGAGGTTGTATCGGTGGTGGGGGTCAGCCAAAATCAAGCGAGCCCGGCTACCTACAAAAGAGAATGGAAGCAATCTATAGCATTGATAAATCTTCCAAGATCAGAAAGTCTCATGAAAATCCAGCTATTCTCAAGCTTTATGAAGAATACCTGGGAAAGCCTCTTGGACATCTATCTCATGAGCTTCTCCACACTCACTATAGAGACAACAGCAAGAGTGTGATTCAAAGAAAGAAGGAGCTTGAAGAGATAGCAAAAGGTTGA
- a CDS encoding Ig-like domain-containing protein: MRKWFFWALLMVVVVVVFAIRLLPDMLNKPPVISIPDMIVNEGDTLSIDLHEYSSDEKVGSLVYRKLEGPGEVKDNFYTFSPSFQQSGKHAVTVSVADQKEQMADSSFVVTVREVNRTPELSIPDQIIAEDETVSLDLDEYANDPDLDSLTYSLTMGNGQIIGSYYTYRPDLSTRTEEKITITVSDGRGGSIDSTFAILNEAFAMTTTELSSESAQTELTDADTTATDATDSSTSLTTIDTMNLSPTANIPDQTLEQGSLFVLDLRSFIKDPENDPLTIAITSGPGEVERSLYSYASPENDSGSKTVVLEISDGKNTLEESFQISISTRNRPPVASNIPETTVEVDVQLTLDLANYFSDPDGDLLSYQLVSGSGRIAGGQYTFQSSDPGRYSATIRASDGNGGSIDKTAILNVSQTNNPPTISILPRRISEGERLTINLSDHASDPDNDPLSYSLVSGPGTIQGRTYTFDTDYGSAGDYEAVISVSDGKGGSTRTTLRIDVRESNRLPVLSIPGFTIAEGSRLVVDLDEYSSDPDNDNLSFEIVQGMGSIEGSRLIIEPGYEDYGFYTIVVSTSDGRGGTANASFDLLVTDTNRPPEFSVPDQTTIVSRTLRLDLRQFSNDPDGDYLRYELIYGPGVLTGSIYSFIPEALGSSTVMLSANDLKGGEATTTFTITVR; this comes from the coding sequence ATGAGAAAATGGTTCTTCTGGGCATTGTTGATGGTCGTGGTAGTTGTCGTTTTTGCAATTCGACTGCTCCCTGATATGCTTAACAAACCCCCTGTAATAAGTATCCCCGATATGATAGTTAACGAGGGTGACACTCTTTCAATAGATTTGCATGAATACTCTAGCGATGAGAAGGTTGGTTCTCTCGTATATAGAAAGTTAGAAGGACCGGGAGAAGTCAAGGACAATTTCTATACGTTTTCTCCTAGTTTTCAGCAGTCTGGGAAACACGCAGTTACAGTATCTGTAGCCGATCAGAAGGAACAGATGGCAGATTCTTCGTTCGTTGTAACTGTCAGAGAAGTCAATCGGACTCCTGAATTGTCCATACCTGACCAGATAATTGCGGAAGACGAAACGGTCTCCCTGGACCTCGATGAGTATGCAAATGATCCAGATCTCGATAGCTTGACCTATTCGCTAACAATGGGAAACGGACAGATAATCGGAAGTTACTATACCTACAGACCTGACCTCAGTACAAGAACCGAGGAGAAGATTACCATAACTGTTTCGGATGGACGCGGCGGGAGTATTGATTCGACATTTGCAATATTGAATGAAGCTTTCGCCATGACTACTACGGAACTTTCTTCCGAATCTGCACAAACCGAGCTAACCGATGCAGATACAACTGCAACAGACGCCACAGATTCTTCCACATCTCTTACTACAATCGATACCATGAATCTTTCGCCGACCGCAAATATCCCCGATCAAACCTTGGAGCAAGGCAGTCTGTTTGTGCTTGATCTGCGAAGCTTCATAAAAGACCCGGAAAATGATCCGCTCACGATAGCAATTACCTCGGGTCCTGGTGAGGTAGAGAGATCACTTTACTCATATGCAAGCCCTGAAAATGATTCAGGCTCCAAGACCGTCGTTCTGGAGATTTCAGACGGTAAGAATACTCTCGAAGAAAGCTTTCAAATAAGCATTTCTACGAGGAACAGACCGCCAGTAGCTTCGAACATTCCCGAGACAACGGTTGAAGTTGATGTACAACTGACGCTCGATCTCGCCAATTACTTCTCTGATCCTGACGGAGATTTGCTTTCGTACCAGCTTGTCAGCGGCTCCGGAAGAATTGCCGGTGGTCAGTATACTTTCCAATCATCCGATCCGGGAAGATACTCAGCGACCATAAGAGCCTCAGATGGGAATGGCGGATCGATCGACAAAACGGCAATCCTCAATGTGAGTCAAACAAACAACCCACCAACGATCTCGATTCTTCCGAGACGGATTTCTGAGGGAGAAAGGTTAACGATTAACCTTTCAGATCACGCTTCTGATCCTGATAATGATCCACTTAGCTACTCCCTGGTTTCAGGTCCGGGGACAATTCAGGGAAGAACCTATACTTTCGACACAGACTATGGGAGCGCAGGAGATTACGAAGCGGTTATTTCAGTGAGCGATGGGAAGGGAGGATCGACAAGAACGACGTTGAGAATCGATGTCAGGGAGAGCAACAGGCTCCCGGTCTTAAGCATACCAGGGTTTACGATAGCAGAAGGTTCTAGACTTGTTGTCGATCTAGACGAATACTCGTCCGATCCTGACAACGACAATCTTTCATTTGAAATAGTTCAAGGAATGGGTTCAATTGAAGGGAGCAGACTGATAATTGAACCGGGTTACGAGGATTACGGTTTCTACACAATTGTCGTAAGTACTTCGGACGGCAGAGGAGGCACGGCAAACGCTTCTTTCGACCTGCTTGTTACGGATACAAACAGGCCACCGGAATTCAGCGTACCCGATCAAACCACAATAGTCTCAAGGACTCTAAGGCTTGACCTGAGACAGTTCAGCAACGACCCAGACGGAGACTATCTCAGGTATGAACTGATCTACGGACCCGGAGTGTTGACCGGAAGCATATATTCCTTCATTCCTGAAGCTCTTGGATCAAGCACAGTGATGTTGAGTGCAAATGATCTCAAAGGCGGTGAAGCCACAACTACCTTCACGATAACAGTAAGATAG